The window CCAAACGAATTATTCCAGCTCCAGAATCTCAACTCAGCATCATTAAACGCTGAAAAATCAAAGGTCTGAGTCAGATAGCTGAAACCACCGGAATTGGTATGATTGGAATAAATTACAGTACCCCATAATCCTGTTCCTGAATGAGCAGTTGTTGGTGGGAAGGTTGAAGTGGGACTTTCTACGGCGACGAAGTTAGTGACATCATAAGTATTGGTCCATTCCCAGTCACCATCGGTAGTACCCCATGTAGCTGTTGGAATCCAATCACCATCATCCATTTCAAAGTCGAAGAACAAATAATTTATACCGCTGGGTGAAGTCCATTCCAAGTCAACGTAGGTCATATCAACACTTTCAGTTGCTACAAGTTGATGAGGTGGATATGCCATTTCATTGACGATGATAATACCTAAATCAAGATCTTCAGTTCCAACGATTACTAGCTCATTATAAGAAGAATATTCTGGAGCTGTAATACTCAAATTATAAGTTTGATTGGTAAAGACACCCGGTATTGTAAAGTACCCATCCAGGTCAGTATCTGTATAATAGTTCTCATATCCGGTCAGACTTACCGGAACATCTGCCAAACCAATCGTCGGGGCATCGCTGCCAACTACCTGTCCTGACACTGTAACATTGGTTAGCAGTAATAGGTAGAAATTGAGAGCTGTATTCTGATCCTCAACTATGATAACGTCCTCAATCGTCGCGTCAAGGTAACCGAAGAGAGAGGCAGTAACATTATAGGTTCCATTATATACATACGGGATGTTGAAATAACCGTCAACATTGGTAGTAGCAGCATATATAGTTCCTACCACCTGGACAGTAACACCACTTAGTGGTAAATCATCTGCCTGATCATAGACGTATCCGTCAAGAGACCCAAAACCGCCGAGATAATACTCGTAAGCTCCTATGGTCGGGGTAATTGGATGTCGCGGCATACCATAGATATCGAAAGGAACTGCTACAAGTGGTAGTGCGGCACCGATAAGATCAGAGCCCTCTTGCAGATCAAGATCAAAGGGACCAACATATAACGGATCAACTGCCAGAGAATTTTGATCGTTTCCGGCAGGTACATTGACAGCCTGCAGAGCAGCAAGATCAGCAATTGCAGAACCATAGTAGATAAAGTTGGTACTGGTTCCACTATAATAATTATTATAGTCATGAGCTGCTATACTTGCAGTAGATGCGTGATAAACAGCATAACCGGCTCCAGTTCCTGAGAAAACGAAAGAGTTGTTTAAGATATATAATGATGTAGCAGTTGCCAGAGTATTAATCGCTCTCCCGGTTGTCGAATCATTATTGATGCTATTATTATATATTCCTATATTCGCACTGCTAGCCAGATAAATACCACTCGCTGCAGTAGCGGTATTTCTGAAACCGCCTCCGATCATATTATTGGTAATCAGAGATGGTTCGGTAGTTGAACTCGACCCGGTAACATAGATACCGTACTGACCAGGATTCAATATTTTGTTACCATTGAATTCCAGTGGTCCGGTAGCATTCAGATTGTAAATACCCGCACCAAAGGCAGTTGTTGTCCCCTCGGAACGGATATCTATGTGATTATAATTGATCACCGGCTGATATAGGTAATTAACATACATACCATAGTAATATGAATCCAATATCGTGTTGCCAATTACTTTGGCATCATAAATCGGTGTAGCAGAAGCTCCTATCAGAGTAATGCCATAATATCCACCCACAATGGTATTGTTTTCGATCAGAATTCCATTAACATTGTCACCTGCTGTGGTTGCCCCGGTTGGGCTCCCTGAAACTATAATACCGGCATAGAAAGTTGAGGTTGCTGTTGCTATAGTTTCCAGATGGCAGTTTGTGATTTCAATATCCTCAGAAGAGTTAGTGACATGAAAAACCCATCCATGAGTTGCAGTAGCCCCAACCTCAAATTTGATATTATTAAATCTCACATGATTTGCTCCATCAAGTTTGACAACATGACGATTATTGGTATCTAATGAAGCAAAAGTAAGAACAACATCCTCCGGATCAGTTCCAATACCATTGAAAGTAACTGTATTAACTGCAGAAGCACCTGGAATAGTAGAAATCACTATCTGTTCAGGATACACACCAGGAGCTACATTGAAAATCACAGGTCCATTAACACCAACAAGATTCAACAATAGTGTTGCTTCCGTAAAACTAAGAAAATCACCGCTGCCGTCCCAGTTGATGCTATAAGTCCCGTCTAAAGCTCCGGCTACGACTACAACCTCGAAGAGACCGGTCAAGTCATTGGCAGGATTCTGATCACCGGCAAGGACTACCTGTCCGTAGACATTCAGAATTTCCTCTACTGTTGGTGTCCAATCCAGATTGACGTCAATCTGAGCATCAGTTTCCAGAGTTTCTGTAACCAGCACAGAAGCCAATTCTATTTCTCCCTCTTTCATCAATTTGACAGTGTAATTGTTCTGATCATTCAATCCCATATTTTGCACTGTTATGGTAAATGTTGCTATCTCATCAATGTAAAGAAGATTGGGACCAGTTATATTTATAGCTGCCAGATCGTTTGCCATAACCTCAAATTCATCGGCTCCGATACAGGGGTATTCCTCATCACGCATATCCCCGTCTATATCGTCTAATATCCCGAGAATCGGTGTGCCTCCTTGCCAGAGTTGAAGACCTTCAGCATGTAAGTCAGTCGCACCTAAATAGCCCGGATTACCGACACGGGAGTGCAGATCATTCCCTTCGGGAACGTTGACTGCCTGCAGGGCAGCTAAGTCGGCAATAGCAGTTCCATAATATACAAATAGAGTGCTGCCACCAACAAAATAATTGTTGTAATTGTGTTCTAACAAACTGGCAGTACCGGCATAATAAGCAGCTCGACCATTCCCTGGGCCTGTGTAGGCAAAAGAGTTGTTAAGTACGCGGAAGTTGGTCAAACCTGTTGTTGCATAAACAGCCGCCCCGGTTCCCGAATCAACGTTAATGCTATTATAATACAGATTGATATAAGAAGTAGCAGTTCCGAAATAGACACCGTGAGCAGAGGTTCCCGTATTTCTGAAGCCACCACCGATCATGTTGTTATAGACCATGCCGGGGGTTTCGTCTGATCCGTAGATATATAAGCCATAAATACCATATTGTCCGGGATTAGTTATAACATTGTATGAGAAATCAAAACCATCGTAGATGTAATAAAGATATAAACCGTAACCTGAAGTAGTAGTTGTTCCAATAGAGCGAATATTTATGATATTATTCTTCATTACCGGAGCAGTAGCATAGTAGGCATAAATCCCACCATAATATCCTTCAATTAACTCGTTATTGAGAATTTGCATACCAGTAATCCTATCTGTAGCTCCAACACCACGATATGAAAGATTATAATAACCAGCAACAATGGTATTATTCTCGATCAAGATATCACTTACATTTGAGGCACCGGTTAAATAGCTTGTTGTGCTACCTGAAACTACTAATCCCATATAGAAAGAGGATGATGAAGTAGCATTGGTAGCCAGATAGCAGTTAGTAATCTGGATATCCTGAGAATTACTCATAATATGAACCGGCCATCCATAGGTTCCTGTATCTAATGCCTGAATTGTCAGATTATTGAAACGAATATGGCTTGCTCCATCAATCCTGACAATATGACGATCAGCACTAACGGAAGTTTCAAATTGAATGATTGCATCTTGACGACTATCAAGTCCGTTAAAGGTTATGGTATTAATCTCTGAAGCACCAGTGATATCAGTTAGTAAAATCTGTTCTTGATATATTCCCGGTGCTACGTTGAAGATAACAGGACCGTCAATTCCGGTATTTGAGATATAGAATAGTGCATCGGTAAATGTTTCAAAATCTCCTGTTCCATCCCAATTGATTTCAAAAGTTCCACTAACAGCTGCGCCAACAACCAATACATCTAAATTAGCTGTCTCATCGTTGGTCGGATCTTCATCTCCGGTCAGGACAACTTTACCATAAACATAAGTTGCTTCCTCAACGGTTGGGGTCCAGTCTAATTCTACCTCTGTTGATTCGAAGAAAGCCAGACTCTCAGTTACAATGACTGATGCCAGTTCGATACCACCCTCTTTCATCAACTTGACTGTATAGTTGTTCTGAATGTTAGCTCCGGCATTGCGAACAGTTACTGTATAGGTTGTCAGAGTATTGACATTGACTACATCAGGACCATCGATACTGATTGCTGCCAAATCGTCATCAAAATTAGGAACTAAAGCCTGCAGAACAAACTGGATATTGGCTCTGTTGACCGATAAGGTTCCAGTAGTGCTCTGATCAGCCGGTAAAGTGTCACTTTGATAGCGAAGTGCTGTGTTGGTCCCGGTTGTCGCCGTATAATATACTGAGGCATTTTGAGTAAAAGAACCCGGAATCAAATCGAAGACTACATCGACCAGGATATTGGAAACCCCATCCCAATTAAAGGGAGTGGAAAAAGTATGGTGGTTCCATCCATCAACTGGTAAAAAATTAGCATGCTGCCAAACCTGCATATAATCCCCGACTTCAAAGGTAGTTGTCAGCACTGTCTGGTCAGTATGTTTCATTCTGACCCGAAAATTGGGCATTTCTGAACAGTTATTAACAGCAAAAACATTAAAGGCCAGAGCATTGATATTGCCCGGTCCTGCCCCTAAAGCTAAAAGTTCATCAGCATAAAACAGATACTGCTGACGAGCATTTTTGTAATAAGTTCCATAGGGAGTTGGTGTGCCTGAAGTCGTATTATAAGTTAAATCTTCACCAACTGTTATAGTAATATCACCCCAAAGAGTGGCAAACATCCCCAACATTAGTGTCAGGAATAGGATTAAAAATAAATTGCGTTTCATTGTTCTCTCCTTGAATTAAATCAAATTATCAAGTTAGGTTTACAGATTACATAACATCCCTCGTTTAGAGGATGTCGTGAGTTTTGCGATAGGATAATTGACACCAAATTTCTGAGAAAAACGTTTTTGTAACTGAAAAAAACAAAAATTGTTGTAGTCGTGTTTACTACGTTTAAATAGTGACTTCCCATAGCTACCTGCCGAGAATTTTTACAGCAAAAAAACCAGCATTTAATAGTAAAAGGTAGATTCTTATGTTTTCCACCGAAATAAAAAACCTGCTTTTGAAATAATACTTTCAAAGAACATTTTTTACTTCAATCACCACATAACTCTGTTTACACACATCAATTCTACAAAAATGCATACAACATTAACTATCACATATAAAGTACTACTCATAAATATGTCAAGTAATTATTTCATTATCTTCCTAAGGTTAGATA of the Candidatus Cloacimonadota bacterium genome contains:
- a CDS encoding carboxypeptidase regulatory-like domain-containing protein, with amino-acid sequence MKRNLFLILFLTLMLGMFATLWGDITITVGEDLTYNTTSGTPTPYGTYYKNARQQYLFYADELLALGAGPGNINALAFNVFAVNNCSEMPNFRVRMKHTDQTVLTTTFEVGDYMQVWQHANFLPVDGWNHHTFSTPFNWDGVSNILVDVVFDLIPGSFTQNASVYYTATTGTNTALRYQSDTLPADQSTTGTLSVNRANIQFVLQALVPNFDDDLAAISIDGPDVVNVNTLTTYTVTVRNAGANIQNNYTVKLMKEGGIELASVIVTESLAFFESTEVELDWTPTVEEATYVYGKVVLTGDEDPTNDETANLDVLVVGAAVSGTFEINWDGTGDFETFTDALFYISNTGIDGPVIFNVAPGIYQEQILLTDITGASEINTITFNGLDSRQDAIIQFETSVSADRHIVRIDGASHIRFNNLTIQALDTGTYGWPVHIMSNSQDIQITNCYLATNATSSSSFYMGLVVSGSTTSYLTGASNVSDILIENNTIVAGYYNLSYRGVGATDRITGMQILNNELIEGYYGGIYAYYATAPVMKNNIINIRSIGTTTTSGYGLYLYYIYDGFDFSYNVITNPGQYGIYGLYIYGSDETPGMVYNNMIGGGFRNTGTSAHGVYFGTATSYINLYYNSINVDSGTGAAVYATTGLTNFRVLNNSFAYTGPGNGRAAYYAGTASLLEHNYNNYFVGGSTLFVYYGTAIADLAALQAVNVPEGNDLHSRVGNPGYLGATDLHAEGLQLWQGGTPILGILDDIDGDMRDEEYPCIGADEFEVMANDLAAINITGPNLLYIDEIATFTITVQNMGLNDQNNYTVKLMKEGEIELASVLVTETLETDAQIDVNLDWTPTVEEILNVYGQVVLAGDQNPANDLTGLFEVVVVAGALDGTYSINWDGSGDFLSFTEATLLLNLVGVNGPVIFNVAPGVYPEQIVISTIPGASAVNTVTFNGIGTDPEDVVLTFASLDTNNRHVVKLDGANHVRFNNIKFEVGATATHGWVFHVTNSSEDIEITNCHLETIATATSTFYAGIIVSGSPTGATTAGDNVNGILIENNTIVGGYYGITLIGASATPIYDAKVIGNTILDSYYYGMYVNYLYQPVINYNHIDIRSEGTTTAFGAGIYNLNATGPLEFNGNKILNPGQYGIYVTGSSSTTEPSLITNNMIGGGFRNTATAASGIYLASSANIGIYNNSINNDSTTGRAINTLATATSLYILNNSFVFSGTGAGYAVYHASTASIAAHDYNNYYSGTSTNFIYYGSAIADLAALQAVNVPAGNDQNSLAVDPLYVGPFDLDLQEGSDLIGAALPLVAVPFDIYGMPRHPITPTIGAYEYYLGGFGSLDGYVYDQADDLPLSGVTVQVVGTIYAATTNVDGYFNIPYVYNGTYNVTASLFGYLDATIEDVIIVEDQNTALNFYLLLLTNVTVSGQVVGSDAPTIGLADVPVSLTGYENYYTDTDLDGYFTIPGVFTNQTYNLSITAPEYSSYNELVIVGTEDLDLGIIIVNEMAYPPHQLVATESVDMTYVDLEWTSPSGINYLFFDFEMDDGDWIPTATWGTTDGDWEWTNTYDVTNFVAVESPTSTFPPTTAHSGTGLWGTVIYSNHTNSGGFSYLTQTFDFSAFNDAELRFWSWNNSFGNWDYGQVSVNGTIVWGPDYNVPSWQEIVIDLSAYDGMSEVTIRFEHYATTVVAYAGWYIDDVYIGPAGSNPTSGSDLLDHFNRIGSRAFEDAYIVYRLIQENIGNEDLWVELATVEADTTYTDLNWADQPSGLYQYAVKAVYTNNVLSNPIFSNVLERIIPGSIEGTVELTGGTGNVTDVVVTANGISVNPEIDGTYAITIEQGTYDVTASLYGYQTETWIDVVVVEGMATTGIDFDLGNIQIAVNPLEISENVLYTTPLTVPLTITNDGAGDLDYEISITYQFPESRSQQMFQSIQMTEEHRARYNPELTEQAPQTIYTAVDYQTYSRELFDLLYSFPTGAGAGYSVATDGNFIYSAMWNSADIYKYTLDGNYIGMFTIIDYPGAIRDMTYDGQYFYGSPNSNVIYILDLANEEYIGSITTGATTIRGIAYDPVNDGFWVTTGWGSPLRLVNRAGTVVQTVTTTAASMSGLAWDGVTEGGPYLWAYTQPGAEGSNNRNTLLQVDLADGSVVQTFNLVPLGVFGFDTISGGMDISNQLVYGKWTLLGMTQNDVIWVIELADDITEWLSVDPIIGTVPAGQSIIHDVTLDPTDLMFGTYYADINIAHNAPVDDVVVPVEMIVYTPDPYITYEPQVFNVSAVQGMAETEDLIINNLGGANLSYSISSLADWLSFEPSAGFIIPLNSNIIEVTFDAADLTPGDYTADIIITHNAQGDQIVIPVNLYVGVPELAVDPLSWDYGDVELMNPANKTFVLSNAGGVGTVTVTGINVAGDFLDFDYTAPEFPFDIVDHATQEVVVTFTPQVLGARAANLEIYTGDFTPSIVV